The Liquorilactobacillus nagelii DSM 13675 DNA window GGAACAAAAATTTATGTTTGATGATCAACTAATTGTTAATCGTTTAGGCTACGGAACTATGCAATTGCCAGGCAAAGGGGTTTGGGGACCAGCTGATGATCCGCAAAATGCGGTTAAAGTTATCGAAACCGTCATTGACCAGGGAGTTGACTTTATTGACACCGCTGATGCTTATGGCCCATTATTTGCCAATCTTTATTTACGGCAAGCTTTAAAAAATCGACCGGATAATCAGGTGATGGTTGCCACTAAAGTTGGCTTTACTCGTCAAGGACCCGGAAAGTGGATTGCTAATGGTCGCCCAGAATATTTACGCCAACAGGTTGAAATGAATTTATTTTCACTTGGACTAGACCATATCGACTTACTCCAATTGCATCGAATTGATCCCACAGTTCCCTTAGCAGAACAACTGGGTGTCTTAGCTGAAATGCAGCAAGAAGGCAAAATTAAACATATCGGGTTAAGTCAGGTTTCGGTTAAAGAATTAGAAAAAGCACAAAAATTCGTTCCAATTGTTTCAGTTCAAAATCGCTATAATTTAATTGATCGTCGCGATGAAGATGTTTTGAACTATGCTGAAAAACATCATCTAGCTTTTATTCCTTGGTTCCCACTGGCAACCGGAAAATTAACCAAGGGTGATTTACTAAGTTCAATCGCTGAAAAATACCAAGCCAGTCCAGCACAAATTGCCTTAGCTTGGTTATTAAAACGCAGTAACGTTATCTTACCGATCCCCGGTACTAAGTCCAGCGAACACGCTCTGCAAAACATCGCCGCAGCCAAAATCAAATTATCACTTGAGGATTTTAAAGCTTTATCAGCATTAAAGTAATCCACCAAAATTAAATATTCGAAATTAATATTTCTAAAAAGGCAAGCCATCTATTTTTAACAGAAGGCTTGCTTTTTATTAACGAAAATTAGACATTTTTTTAATTAAGCGAGCTACATTTTCTGCTGTCAATGAAATATCATGCTTCGCCTCACTCAAAGCCCGGGGCAAACTTTTAGCACCAACTGGCGTTGTAAAAATTGCATCAATACCCGTTTCTTGATAAATTTGCTCAATGCCTGGACCGATATTTCCAACCAAAGCGATTACGGGAGCTTGTGGAACAAGCTTTTTGGCTGCTTGGGCGACACCAAAAGGAGTTTTACCAAATTTCGTTTGCAAATCAATTTTACCTTCTCCGGTTAGCACAACATCAGCTTGTTGCAATTGATGTTTTAAACCCGTATACTCGATTACTAACTCTATTCCATGACACATTTTGGCCGCAGTAAATGCTAACAGCCCCGCTCCCAACCCGCCAGCGGCTCCAGCTCCGGGTAAGTTAGCAACCTCAACTCCTAAATCTTGCTTGATAATGGCTGCATAATGCTTCAACGCCAGATCTAGTTGCTCAGCAATTTCTATTGTCGCTCCTTTTTGCGGGCCAAATATATACGAGGCCCCTTGTGGCCCAACTAACGGGTTTGTCACATCCGAAGCAATCTTGATTTTCACCTGGTTTAAACGCGAATTGAGTGAACTAGCGTCAATTCTAGCTAACTGCTTCAATGCGGCACCGCCGTGAATCAGTTCTTGACCACGTTGATCTAATAAATGGCCGCCTAAAGCTTGAAACATCCCCGCACCGCCATCATTAGTTGCACTACCACCCAGTCCGATAATAATTTCCTTAACATCTTGCTTTAAAGCAGCCAAAATTAGTTCACCAGTGCCAAAAGTTGAGGTTAGTCTGGGGTCTCGCGTTTGATAATTGACATACTGTAAACCACTGGCCGCTGACATTTCAATCACTGCCGTCTGCCGGTTGCCTAAAATACCAAAATGGGCCATGATTGGATGACCCAATGGATCATGAACTTTAGCAGCCAACAGCTGCCCGTTGGTCGCATCTACTAACGATTGAACAGTTCCTTCCCCCCCATCAGCTTGTGGTACAACTTTAATTTCAGGTGTTTGGTTTAAAAAAACTCGCTTAATTCCAATAGCCATCGCATCGCCGGCTTGTTTAGCCGTCAACGATCCCTTGAACGAATCGGGTGCAATTACAAATTTCATATTTTCAATTCTCTCTCTTTTTCTCAATTTTGCTGATTTAGTCAATAATAGCTAGTTATTTGCCCCACAAAAAATTAATCAAATAGCGATTTACTTGTTGATTATTATGCAGCGCACTATGTTGGGCCTTTTTACCTTTAAGCTCAACTTCACGATAAGATTTACCGCGCTTTTTAACCAGATAAGCCAGTGAACGAGCTGAAGCAATCGTTACCCGGCCATCAGAATTGCTACCATCTTCAAGATTACCATACAAATTTAAAATTTCAGCTTGCTGGGGGTAATTTTGCCGTTGGTTAACTAAATAGCGATAATTCTCTGTTAAATATCGCGGTCGTCCATTGGCTGAAAGTGAATTTCGATTAGCTTGATCATCCAAACCGATAACCCCATTAAATGAACCTGCTAAAGCAACCTGCTTTGCTAACTGTGGCATCCCAGTTTGTAATTTACGATTTAAAATAAAATTCATAAAAGTTGTGTTGCCCATCGAATGAGCGACAAAATTATATTTTTTAAAATGATGAATCTTCATTTCTGCTAGAATAACTCGCCGAACCCAACTAGCAGTTGTTTGATAATTCCGATTGCGATTGCCGGCAAAGTTAATTTCAACAATTGGATTACGAGTTTTAGAATTCCAACCGCTACCGGTCAAAGTTACTTTCCCAGCGGTTGAAACATTGGCCCGCACAACAGTCGTCGCTGCCCCAGCCTTAACTGCGCTATCAGTCATTTGCTGTTCTGCTCGGTAACTACTGCCATAACCATGCAAAAAAAATGTTGGTGTTGCAGTTTGACGGTACTTTTCTTCTGCTTTTGAACGATAGCTTTGTAAGATTCCCATCACTACAACAACTAATAGCAGCACACCACCTAGCAACAACAGCCACTTCAGCTTTTTCTTCATTAACTCCACCCCGTCTACTCCATGATTTTCAGCTTGTTTTACCATTATCTTAGAACTTTAACTGACAAATTTCCATTCATCTTAACTTAAGAAAAAGATAAACCGCCAACTTTTTTTAAAGTTGACGGCTTAAGAAATTTTTCCAGCTTAATTTTTTAATTTTCGAGCAATTTCACTACCAGCTATCCGTCCGGAATTAATCGCAAAACCCATTGAATTTCCTGGAAGCGTAAAGTTATAACTATCAGCATAAATCGTATTAGCATCAGTTCCTGCACTGTACAAACCGGCAATTGGCTGCTGCTGATCATTTAGGACCTCACAATTAGAATTAATTCGAACACCACCAACTGTTCCATAAGCTCCTTGGTAATACTTTCCAACCAGAAAACCACCTTTGCCTGTCAACGGATGCAAAAACTTAGCCGATTTATAAAACAAAGTATCCTTACCATGAGCACACATCTGATTATATTCAGTCAAAGTTTGTTGTAACTTTTCTACTGGTATTTTCAGTTTATCTGCTAATTCTGAAACACTGTCAGCCGTAATAATTGCATCATAGTGATTTTCTGCGGCTTTGGTAATTTCTTTTTCTAATACTTGAAAACCATCTGCTGGATGAACAATATCAACAATATCTGGGCCTTGTTGCTGGTATTGCTGCAGAATTTCACGATCCATAATGCAATAGGCATACTTCCCTGGCTGCAAAGCAATTGCATTTCCCGTAAAAGTAGTGTTTCCCATCATTCCTTCATTCATAAACCGATCACCATTTTGATTCAAAAGCAAGTTTGGCTGACGCAATACCCCATCAGCAATCATATAGTTAAAATTATGTGGTAAAACATAAATTGCCTCAATGCTAATTCCAAATTTTTGGGCACCGGCTTTCCACATCATTTTCAGCCCATCGCCTTCAATTCCCGGAACATTGAACGTAAAAAAGTTTTGATTTAGCTTCAAATTAAGTTCAGCTTGCAACATTTGGGGATTTGAACCAAAACCACCGGTACAAACAACCACAGCTGAAGACCGGGCAGTGATTTTTTGCCGTTGTTTAGTTGTTGCCTGAATGCCGACAACCCTTCCTTGTTCAACCACTAAATTATCGACTGCCGTCTGCAAATAAAACTCTACTCCTAATTTTTTAGCTCGTTGGGTCATTTTTTTCATCATAGTTGCTGCTGCGCTTGGACCAATCTTACCATGTTCCGGTTGAACAATATGCCAGGTGGCTGCCGATTCTTTGAAGTAACGGAATGCTCCCGCAAATTTGACTCCCATTTCTTCTAACCAATCAATCGTCTGGCTTGATAAGCTAAAGTATCGCTGCACCAAAGCCTCATCAACCTGATAGTGGGTATACTCCATTTGATTTTTTAAAGCTTCCGCAACCGTAATCTCATTAAATACGCGCCGCTGAATTTTCGTATCAATTCCTAATGGTCCCATTCCCATATTGGCTGTTCCGCCAGTAATTGCTTCTTTTTCAAAAACCGCAACTCGCAACCCTTTTTCAGCAGCTGTTATTGCCGCCGCCAAGCCAGCTGGACCAGCAGCTACAACTATCACATCAGTTGAGAATTCCAGTGGTTCTTGAGAAATAAATTCCGGTTGACCGCCAGCTTGATATAAGGCGTTGTTAACTGCTTCCATAATTGCCTGAGAAGAAACAGTTGCTCCACTGACAACATCCACTTTCGTTGATTGACTAGCTAAAATTTTTGTTGGAATTTCTTTCACCGCCAAATCAGGAAACTGTTCAGTTCCATGTTGATCTAAAACTTCAACTTTAACTATTTTCCCGCGAATAATTTCAACTTCGACTCGATAAACTCCATGCATCCCCTGACCAGTTCCAACATAACGTCCATCTGTTAATTTTTTCATTTAAAACGCCTCCTTGTTAATTATTTCACTTACCCTAAAAAGTATTATACGCGCTTTTTCATCCAGACATAAGCAAAAAATCATTACAAATTAACTAGTTGATTGTTCAGTCTTAAACTTAATCTCTAGTCTAAGCTATATCTGAAAAAAATGTTAAAATAAAGTTAATTAAGCTTAAAAGAGGTGAAATCAAGTGTCAACAGCTGAAAATCCAGGCAAAGAAGTTAATCATAAAAATCAACGGATGCGTTTATTAGAGATTGTCCGAGTAATTCGAGCACACGATTTTATTCGTAACTTTTTAAAACAACAACATCCCGAAGAAATTCGCGCTGCTTTTGAAGAACTGGGGCCCACTTTTATCAAAGCCGGTCAGTTGTTGTCAACTCGACCCGATTTAGTTTCACCAACATTTATTAAAGAATTCAGCAAATTACAAGATAATGTTCCAGTAGACGATTTTGCTAGCGTTGAAAAAACTTTTGAGACTCAGACCGGTCAAAAGATCCGCGACGTCTTTGCCAGTTTCACTAAAAAGCCTTTTGCTTCAGCATCCATTGGGCAAACTCATCAAGCTACTTTAAAAGACGGTACAGCAGTTGTTGTTAAAGTTCAGCATCCACAAGTTGAAGAATTGGTGACCACTGACCTGTCTTTGTTCAATCAAGCTTTACGATTGGTAAAATTTGTCCCTGACATTAGTGTAATCAATCCAACTGAAGTTTTTGATGAGGTCCGCCGTTCACTACTTAGTGAAATTAATACTGAAAATGAAATCAAAAATGGTCAAGAGTTTTATTGGCTGAATAATCACCAAGGAATTTTTCTAGTTCCTAAAATCTATCCAAAATACTCAACCCAAAAAATACTAGTATGTTCCGCAATGCCAGGTAACAGTATCAAAGAATTCGCCGATCATCCACTTAGTAAAGATGCTGCTAAATCAGTCGAACAAAAAAAGCAACGCACCTACCTGGCACGTGCTTTAGTTGAAAATTTTATCAAACAAGTTTTTGTTGATCATTTTTTCCATGCCGACCCTCATCCGGGAAATATTTTGTTTTGGAAAATTCCAGAATTTTCAGCACATATTCCGGAATTTCCTTATCAATTTCCCACTAATTTACCAAATTATCGTTTAATTTATTTGGACTTTGGGATGATGGGCCGCTTGTCTCCAAATCTAGCTGATGGGATCGCTAATGTTGTCTTAGCTTTGAATACCAAGGAGCCTCGTTCAATTGGTCAAGCTTTACTGGCAATCTGTAACCGAACCGGTGAAGTCGACCAAGAAGAATTTTATGATCAATTGTCAATTTTTCTCGCTCCCTACCTTAACAGCGGACTCGGTGAAATTGACTTTTCGACCTTAATTTACAGTGTGATTAAACTTTGCCGCCAAAATAACCTGCAAGCCAAGCCGGAAGTAACTTTATTAGTAAAAGCTTTTGGCCTGCTAGAAGGTTTAGTCGCTCAATTGGATCCCAACTTATCACTAATGGATGTTGCTCGACCTTTTGGTAAAAAATACCTTCGCCAAAAATTTAATTTTAAGCATGAAGCTGAAGATACGCTAGTAAATCTTTTTCAAGCAGCTCAGTCAGCTCCCAAGTTACCAATAAAAGCCGAAAAGGTCTTGGACTTGTTGCTGCAAGGTCAAGGGCGAATGAATATTCGCTATAAAGGTCAAGATTCTTTATTAAATCGGGTTGAGCAGCTTATCAATCGTTTAATGATCACAATTATCTTAGCTGCCATCATCCTCAGTTCTTCCTTATTGGTTCAAGGCAGTGCTGGTCATCCAGCAATCTATAACATTGGTGTCACCGGTTATTTAATTTCATTTGTGATTATTATTCTGTTAATTTTAGACGAATTGCGGCGTCATTTTAAACACAAAAAATAAGTTCCTATTGCTTGCAGTTTTTTTAAAATGATTTAATAAAAAAAGAGCTTTATAGTTAATTATCAAGTTTAATTAACTATAAAGTTCTTTTTATTAATTAGATTAGTCTACAAAATTAGTTGTAATTCGCTTAATTGTTGGCTGGCGAGCAGTTAAAGGTTCCGCAGTTTGTCCAACTGCTAACGAAAAACAAGGCTTGAATCCAGTTGGAATTCCTATTTTTTGACTTAACTTCTGATCTTTAGCCAATCCCAGCGTAATTGCACCTAAGATGTCACAACTTGCCAAACCAAGTTCAGTTGCTATCAGAGCCATATTTTCAACGATTCCACCAACACTCAATAATTCCATTGCTCCCGGATCTTTGGCTGAAACAATAATAACCGTTGGCGCACCATAATATGGCTGTTGCTGGCTAAAAGATTCAAGCTGCTTTATTATGGCCGGCGACTGAACTACCGTCAAATGAAAATTCTCATATTGTCCCATTCCGACTGGAGCAGCATTAGCAGCCTGCAAAAGTTGCTGTACTTGTGCTGAAGTTAATTGAGTGCTAGGATACTGCCGAACTGCCTGTCGTGTTAAAAGTGTTTTCATTGTTTCCATCTTAAAAATCCTCCTTTACAATTAAACGTTTTCAGCTGCATTATACCATAGTTATTTCAACTATTTGCCAAGTATTAAAAATTCTTTAATGGTAAAGAATGGTTGACCAAATATTCAATTAATGGTTGATTTGCTGGTGGCCAATCAAATTCAACTAGTTCTGCTGGTACCAGCCATTTAAATTGGCTGGCGGCGGTTAACTTAATGTCTGCGCTAAGCATTTTTACATAATAAAATTGCAATTTAACCTGGCCATATGAATAATCGTAATTTATTGGTGACATTACCAGCGGACCAATCTTTGTCTTAATCCCCAACTCTTCATCTAATTCCCGGGTTAAAGCAGCTTTAGCTGTTTCACCACGCTTTATTTTACCGCCGGGAAATTCCCAATAATTACCCCAAACACGATTTGGCTTGCGTTTAGTTGCTAAAATTTCACCTTCTTGATTAATTATTATTCCAGCAACAACATTGATTATCTTTATTTTTGCCATTTGACATCCTCAAACCTTCATATTTGCAACTAATTTTTCATACGGTTTAATTAACTTTTGGAGCTGTAGTTTGGGCAAATATTTCCATTGCCATTATAATCATAAGCACAGTTACTTATTTTTTGAACAATTTGCCCGCAAAATTTCTAAACCCAAAAAAGACTAGGTAAATTGAGTTATGTTGCTCAATTTAAAACCTAATCCTTTTTTGTTGCTTATACTTACCTTTAATAATTTTACTGTTTGACAATTATTTTAGTAAAAATTCGCGATCGCCAACCGGATCTTGTGAGGTCAAAATTTTGGGGCCATCCTCGGTAATTGCCAAAGTATGTTCATACTGCGCTGATAAACTGTGATCAGCAGATATATAATATTCCCAACCCGTTTCCGGAACAACCTTAGTCTCTAATCCCCAATCACCGCCAGCATTCACCATGGGTTCAATAGTAATCACCATCCCCGGCCGCAATCGTAATCCATGATGAGCAATTCCATAATGATAAATTTCTGGGTCTTCATGGACTGACGGCCCAATCCCATGACCAATCAATTCACGGACATCACCCATGTGATTTTGATTTTCGACATAATCTTGAATAGCTGCTCCAATATCACCAACCCGATTGCCCGGTTGTGCTTGTTTGATCCCAAGATATAAAGCTGTATGCGTAACCTCCATCAAATGATCAATTTCTGGAGTTGATTCACCAACAACATAAGTCCAAGCCGAATCACTTTGGTAACCATGCCAATTAACACAGAAATCAACTTTAACAACATCATGATTTTTTAATTTTAAACCCTTGCGTGGTGTTGCATGAGCTACTTCTTCATTAATACTGATACATGTCGCATATTTGTAACCGTCAACTCCCTTTTCAGAAGCTGTTGCTCCGTGAGCTTGAATGTAGTTATCAATCAACTGTTCAATTTCCCAAGTATCCATACCTACATGCAACTTAGGTTTCAGCATCTGATGGGCTGCTGCCAGAATAGATCCGGAATGTGCCATACCTTCAATTTCGCGTTTTGATTTTAAAGTAAGCAAAAAAAGTCTCCCTTGTCTAAATTTTAGCTTCAATTCTATTATACTCTTTTAACCAGAAGCTGGTTGAGTGGTTTCACACCAACCAGCTGTCACTAAATTCCAAGCTTTTTTGGATTGCTGTGAAACATATGGATTTCCGGTAACGAAAAAGCGCAGCGGCTTTTCAGTCCACGAGCCCCGATGGCTAACACCTATTCGTGGCCCGCAAGTAATTTTTTGCGGCGAGCGTTCGTCTACTAACGTCAAATGCAAAGCGCCTGTATTTAACATTGTCTGATTTAAGCGACGATCAGTAATCCCTAACGCCTGCGTTAACTTTCCTGGACCATTAGTCAAAGAAACACCGGTTTGATGTCGATGGTATTCCATCAACCGTTGTCCAGCAGCTGGTTCAATTCCCCGCAATAAAATGCCTTGGGGGATTCCAACTGGCTGAGTAATAAAGTTCAGCATCATCCAACCACGCAAGGAAAAAATGTAAATCATTCCTGGTGGTCCATACAAAGCTTCATTAGCAGGACTGCGATGTCCTTGATACGCATGAGCTGTCGAATCTAATTGGCCTAAATAAGCTTCAGTTTCAACAATCCAGCCACTCAAATCACCCTGTGGTGTCTGATAAATTAATTTTTTACCCAAAAGTTGCTGGGCAATTGTTGCCGTTGTTTTACCACTGAAAAATTCACGTAGTTTCATTAACTCACCTAATAAAGCGGATTATTCAGCTGACAAAGCATCAATTGGATTCAGTCGCGAAGCTTTACGAGCCGGCAGCAAGGCAGCTATAAAGGCAATGATCATCGCTGCTGCAAAAGCAAAGATTACATTACTTAGATTCATCTGCACAATGTTATATTTAATTAAGCCATAAAGCGCGTGATTCAGCAATGCCCCCACACTCCAAGCAATTACTAAACCTAAGATTGCCGCAAAGAATCCTAACAACAACGATTCTGATGTAAACAAACGGCGAATATCTTTCCGACGTTCACCTAAAGCCCGCAAAATTCCAATTTCTTTGGTTCTTTCAGCTACCGACATATACATAGTTACGATTATCATCAAAGCTGAAACAAGTAAAGATATTCCTGCAATTGCCGCTAGTACAGTTGATGCCAAGCTAACATAACGATTAACCGTCTTTAATAAACTACCAATCGTAATTACTGCAAAATCGTACTTACCAGCTGTTTTCAAATGACGCATCTTTTTAGCTGCTGCCTCTACCTGATCCAATTGACCGACTTTAACACTCAAAAAATTAGGGCTGGTCATGGCATTAGCTTTTTGCAAGCTAGCTTTAATCGATTGATAATTGGCCAGCATCATTGTTCCAGCTTTCTTGCCATCAATAATGCCAGAAATTTTGAAACTTCCGCTAGCTTGGACTGGCTGCCCATTGCTAGTTAACCAATTATAATTCACTTTCACCGTTTTGCCGATCATTTTCTTAGCGGACAAATTACCAAAAAGCTGTTCACCTAATGAACGATCGAGTACTAGTTCACCTTGTTGCGGCCAACTACCATTTTTCAAAACATTATTTGTATAAGCTGCTGTATAGGTTTGCAGGGTACTGCCTGTCGCTTTTTTATTGGCCGCGCTCAGCGTATAACTACTCAACTGGTACCCCGATTGAACCTTAACTACATGCTTAATTTTTTTCAATTTATTAATTTGTTTTTGTGAAATTGCATATTGTGTTGGATCACTGCCAGCTTGTTGCATACTTGTCTGAGCTTTTTGCTCTGATAAATATTTACCATTAGGGTTACCAGCAATAGTAATCACTTGCGGATTAGCCAGCGAATTTATTTGGTCTTGAATATATGAGTTAACCCCATTACCCAAACCAGAGAATAGTAAAACCGCAAAAATGCCAATCGCCGTTCCTAAGACAATCAATGAATTTTGCTGAAAATGATACAATAGATGTTTAAACGCATTTTGATAACTAGCCATCGCCGTCAATGCGCGCGAAGTGAACTTCGGCTGTTTTTGTGGGACCGAGTAAGCTGCTTTTAAGCGACGATCACTGTCGATTACTCCATCCTCGAGGTGCACAATTCGTGTTCCATGGCTAGCAACCTCTTGCGAATGAGTAACAGCAATCACTAGGCGACCATCAGCCGCAATTTGTTTCAATAATTCTAAAACCTCTTGAGTATTTTGTGAGTCCAACGCTCCAGTCGGTTCATCCGCTAAAATAATCTGCGGATCACTGGCCAATGCTCGGGCAATTGCCACCCGCTGCTTTTGACCACCGGATAATTGGTTAGGATGTTTTTTCAATTGATCAGCTAATCCAACTTGAGTTAATAATTCTTTTGCCCTTTGTATCCGTTGTTGACGGTTTAACGATGTCATTTCCAGCGAAATCAAAACATTTTCCAAAACCGTCAGATGGCTGATTAAATTGTATGATTGATAAATATAGCCAATACGAGCCCGACGATAGTCATCAACCTGTTTTTCTTGCGTATGATCGAGTTTTTGACCATCAATCAGCAAATCACCAGAAAACTCACGATCTAATCCACCAATAATGTTCATTAACGTTGATTTACCACCACCGGACTCGCCAAGAATTGAAACAAACTCGCCCTTTTCAAATCCCAGACTGATACCCTTAAGTACCGGCAACTCTTCTTTACCTAAAAAATAGGATTTATGAATATCGATCAGCTCTAAAAATGCCATTAACTTCTCCTTTTTGTGTGGCTAACTACTCGTTTATGTCTAATAAAGTTAGGCTTATTATATCACAACTCTAATTCACAAATGAAAACAGCGTACTTCGTTAAACGTAAAAAATATTCAAATAATTATTAATTTTTCTCTTCTGAACAAAGATAACGGTTTTCAGTTTGAGTGGTGTATAATGTAAGTATTGACTTTAATTTCTTAAAGGACTGGTGAACAGCGATGCTGCATTTTGGATTTGCTTTACCTCTGCCCCCGCCGTCAGAATTATTTTGATTGAAATTACTTGACAAATAAAGGAGCGTATAAATAATGATTGAAGCAATAAACTTAAAATCCGGAATGATTTTTAAAAAAGACGACAAATTAATTCGTGTCTTAGAAACTAATCATCATAAACCCGGTAAGGGCAATACCGTCATGCAGATGAAATTAAATGATGTTCGTTCGGGTTCAATCGTCCAAACAACGATGCGGCCAACTGAAAAAGTTGAGTTAGCTGTTGTTGACAAGAAAAAAGCCCAGTATCTTTATCGGCAAGATGATATCGTCTTCTTTATGGATCTAGAAACCTATGATCAGTATGAATTAGCAGCTGCTGCGATCACTGAAGAAAGTAAGTACCTGTTGCCTAACATGGATGTTCAATTAAATTTTTGCGACAATGAATTAATTGGTGTCGACTTGCCAACAACTGTTGATTTGAAAGTTGCTGAGACCGAGCCGAATATCAAAGGTGCTACCGCTGCTAATGGTGGTAAACCAGCTACAATGGAAACCGGCTTAGTGGTAACTGTGCCCGATTTTATTGAAAAAGGCGAAGTGCTAACAATCAATACAGCTAATGGTGCATACAAACAAAGAGCTAATTAATCATTTACAAGCCGTAAAATGGACATCAATTAGCTAATATGTTAATGTTATAGATAGCTTAGGCGTTATTTAATTTATAGATGTAGATTTAGATTTGCCGATCTTTCATAACCGTGGCACAGTCTTGGAGCTGTAACAGTGCCTTAGAGGTAGGGATGGCATTTGTGAGAGTTAGAATTTAATGTTGAGTTCTGTAATATAATTCCAAAACGATTTAAGATAATTAGCTTAGTTAGAAAGCACTGTAATTTACAGTGCTTTTGTCAATTTAAGGAGATTAGATAACCTATGAAGAAAATCATTCAACCACTACAATTAACTGTTAATCAAGCTGCTGTCGATGCTGTTTATATCGGAACAACTAATGAAACCAATCCAGAAGTTGAAGCTGAAACAACTGAAGTTGGCCATGGACACTTGATTGTCATTGCTAACTCACCAGAATTTCAGTTGGAATCGCTGCATCATCGCAATGGTAAATCATTCAGTGGTAAAGTATCAAAAATTGACGTTACTAATTCATATCGTGTTGATGGTATTCTTTTTAGTGATATTCAGGCAGACATCAATGAACCGGATAAAAAAATGACGGAATAATTGCTATTTCTTACTAAACTTAATAATTAGCTACAAAAAAAGTCTATGCTTTCTGATATTGGTGGAACATAAAAACCCAATATCAGTTTTTTATTTTATACATTAAAGGACATGGCATCACTTTACGACATCATCGGTAGTGTATTGCCCATCGCTAATATAACCTGTGAACATGACTTTCATATATCTAATAGAAACCGTGGCTTGGTACTACGACGCGCTACCAGCACATGTTTATCGCTGGGTGGGATTCGCGACCAGACCGCGTATCAATGCCTATCATTGACGCTACTAGAAACCCATCCTTGATAA harbors:
- a CDS encoding aldo/keto reductase, whose translation is MKVEQKFMFDDQLIVNRLGYGTMQLPGKGVWGPADDPQNAVKVIETVIDQGVDFIDTADAYGPLFANLYLRQALKNRPDNQVMVATKVGFTRQGPGKWIANGRPEYLRQQVEMNLFSLGLDHIDLLQLHRIDPTVPLAEQLGVLAEMQQEGKIKHIGLSQVSVKELEKAQKFVPIVSVQNRYNLIDRRDEDVLNYAEKHHLAFIPWFPLATGKLTKGDLLSSIAEKYQASPAQIALAWLLKRSNVILPIPGTKSSEHALQNIAAAKIKLSLEDFKALSALK
- a CDS encoding glycerate kinase, with amino-acid sequence MKFVIAPDSFKGSLTAKQAGDAMAIGIKRVFLNQTPEIKVVPQADGGEGTVQSLVDATNGQLLAAKVHDPLGHPIMAHFGILGNRQTAVIEMSAASGLQYVNYQTRDPRLTSTFGTGELILAALKQDVKEIIIGLGGSATNDGGAGMFQALGGHLLDQRGQELIHGGAALKQLARIDASSLNSRLNQVKIKIASDVTNPLVGPQGASYIFGPQKGATIEIAEQLDLALKHYAAIIKQDLGVEVANLPGAGAAGGLGAGLLAFTAAKMCHGIELVIEYTGLKHQLQQADVVLTGEGKIDLQTKFGKTPFGVAQAAKKLVPQAPVIALVGNIGPGIEQIYQETGIDAIFTTPVGAKSLPRALSEAKHDISLTAENVARLIKKMSNFR
- a CDS encoding alpha/beta hydrolase, which translates into the protein MVKQAENHGVDGVELMKKKLKWLLLLGGVLLLVVVVMGILQSYRSKAEEKYRQTATPTFFLHGYGSSYRAEQQMTDSAVKAGAATTVVRANVSTAGKVTLTGSGWNSKTRNPIVEINFAGNRNRNYQTTASWVRRVILAEMKIHHFKKYNFVAHSMGNTTFMNFILNRKLQTGMPQLAKQVALAGSFNGVIGLDDQANRNSLSANGRPRYLTENYRYLVNQRQNYPQQAEILNLYGNLEDGSNSDGRVTIASARSLAYLVKKRGKSYREVELKGKKAQHSALHNNQQVNRYLINFLWGK
- a CDS encoding FAD-dependent oxidoreductase produces the protein MKKLTDGRYVGTGQGMHGVYRVEVEIIRGKIVKVEVLDQHGTEQFPDLAVKEIPTKILASQSTKVDVVSGATVSSQAIMEAVNNALYQAGGQPEFISQEPLEFSTDVIVVAAGPAGLAAAITAAEKGLRVAVFEKEAITGGTANMGMGPLGIDTKIQRRVFNEITVAEALKNQMEYTHYQVDEALVQRYFSLSSQTIDWLEEMGVKFAGAFRYFKESAATWHIVQPEHGKIGPSAAATMMKKMTQRAKKLGVEFYLQTAVDNLVVEQGRVVGIQATTKQRQKITARSSAVVVCTGGFGSNPQMLQAELNLKLNQNFFTFNVPGIEGDGLKMMWKAGAQKFGISIEAIYVLPHNFNYMIADGVLRQPNLLLNQNGDRFMNEGMMGNTTFTGNAIALQPGKYAYCIMDREILQQYQQQGPDIVDIVHPADGFQVLEKEITKAAENHYDAIITADSVSELADKLKIPVEKLQQTLTEYNQMCAHGKDTLFYKSAKFLHPLTGKGGFLVGKYYQGAYGTVGGVRINSNCEVLNDQQQPIAGLYSAGTDANTIYADSYNFTLPGNSMGFAINSGRIAGSEIARKLKN
- a CDS encoding ABC1 kinase family protein: MRLLEIVRVIRAHDFIRNFLKQQHPEEIRAAFEELGPTFIKAGQLLSTRPDLVSPTFIKEFSKLQDNVPVDDFASVEKTFETQTGQKIRDVFASFTKKPFASASIGQTHQATLKDGTAVVVKVQHPQVEELVTTDLSLFNQALRLVKFVPDISVINPTEVFDEVRRSLLSEINTENEIKNGQEFYWLNNHQGIFLVPKIYPKYSTQKILVCSAMPGNSIKEFADHPLSKDAAKSVEQKKQRTYLARALVENFIKQVFVDHFFHADPHPGNILFWKIPEFSAHIPEFPYQFPTNLPNYRLIYLDFGMMGRLSPNLADGIANVVLALNTKEPRSIGQALLAICNRTGEVDQEEFYDQLSIFLAPYLNSGLGEIDFSTLIYSVIKLCRQNNLQAKPEVTLLVKAFGLLEGLVAQLDPNLSLMDVARPFGKKYLRQKFNFKHEAEDTLVNLFQAAQSAPKLPIKAEKVLDLLLQGQGRMNIRYKGQDSLLNRVEQLINRLMITIILAAIILSSSLLVQGSAGHPAIYNIGVTGYLISFVIIILLILDELRRHFKHKK
- a CDS encoding nitroreductase family protein; translated protein: METMKTLLTRQAVRQYPSTQLTSAQVQQLLQAANAAPVGMGQYENFHLTVVQSPAIIKQLESFSQQQPYYGAPTVIIVSAKDPGAMELLSVGGIVENMALIATELGLASCDILGAITLGLAKDQKLSQKIGIPTGFKPCFSLAVGQTAEPLTARQPTIKRITTNFVD